The following is a genomic window from Crocinitomicaceae bacterium.
ATGCGGTGCCACGATCACGTATGCCACCCCGGTAGGTACGGATAACTGCGCGGACCAGTAACGGCATTAACGGCAGGACAAGCCAGGGCACAGTATTCCCAGTAGGGGTTACCACGGTAACGTATGAAGTAACCGATGCGAGCAGCAATACCACAAGCTGTAGTTTTGATGTAACGGTAGATGATACAGAAAATCCGGTGATTGTTTGCCCGGCAGATATCACACAGTCTAATGACTTAAATGTATGCGGGCCACGATCACGTACCCCGGTAGGTACGGATAACTGCGCAGGACCATTAACGGCATTAACGGCGGGACAAGCCAGCGGCACGGTATTCCCAATAGGCACCACCACGGTAACATATGAAGTAACCGATGCAAGTACGAATACCAATACTTGTAGTTTTGATGTCACAGTAAACGATACGCAAAATCCGGCGATTACCTGCCCGGCGAATATTACACAGTCTAATGACTTAAATGTATGCGGGGCCACGATCACGTATGCCACCCCGGTAGGTACGGATAACTGCGCAGGACCATTAACGGCATTAACAGCGGGACAAGCGAGCGGCACGGTATTCCCAATAGGCACCACCACGGTAACGTATGAAGTAACGGATGCAAGCTTAAACACGAGCACCTGTTCATTCAGTGTAACGGTAAACGACACGCAGAATCCGGCGATTACTTGTCCGGCGAATATTACGCAGTCGAATGACTTAAATGTGTGCGGTGCCACGATCACGTATGCTACCCCGGTGGGTACGGATAACTGCGCAGGACCATTAACGGCATTAACGGCAGGGCAAGCGAGCGGCACAGTGTTCCCAATAGGCACCACCACGGTAACATATGAAGTAACGGATGCAAGCTTAAACACCAGCACCTGTTCATTCAGTGTAACGGTAAACGACACGCAGAATCCGGCGATTACCTGTCCGGCAGATATCACACAGTATAATGACTTAAATGTATGCGGTGCCACGATCACGTATGCTACCCCGGTGGGTACGGATAACTGCGCAGGACCATTAACGGCATTAACGGCAGGACAAGCCAGCGGCACAGTATTCCCAGTAGGGGTTACCACGGTAACGTATGAAGTAACCGATGCGAGCAGCAATACCACAAGCTGTAGTTTTGATGTAACGGTAGATGATACAGAAAATCCGGTGATTGTTTGCCCGGCAGATATCACACAGTCTAATGACTTAAATGTATGCGGGGCCACGATCACGTATGCTACCCCGGTAGGTACGGATAACTGCGCAGGACCATTAACGGCATTAACGGCGGGACAAGCCAGCGGCACGGTATTCCCAATAGGCACCACCACGGTAACATATGAAGTAACCGATGCAAGTACGAATACCAATACTTGTAGTTTTGATGTCACAGTAAACGACACGCAAAATCCGGCGATTACCTGCCCGGCGAATATTACACAGTCTAATGACTTAAATGTATGCGGAGCCACGATCACGTATGCCACCCCGGTAGGTACGGATAACTGCGCAGGACCATTAACGGCATTAACAGCAGGACAAGCCAGCGGCACGGTATTCCCAATAGGCACCACCACGGTAACGTATGAAGTAACGGATGCAAGCTTAAACACGAGCACCTGTTCATTCAGTGTAACGGTAAACGACACGCAGAATCCGGCGATGTACTTGTCCGGCGAATATTACGCAGTCGAATGACTTAAATGTGTGCGGTGCCACGATCACGTATGCTACCCCGGTGGGTACGGATAACTGCGCAGGACCATTAACGGCATTAACGGCAGGGCAAGCGAGCGGCACAGTGTTCCCAATAGGCACCACCACGGTAACATATGAAGTAACGGATGCAAGCTTAAACACGAGCACCTGTTCATTCAGTGTAACGGTAAACGACACGCAGAATCCGGCGATTACCTGTCCGGCAGATATCACACAGAATAATGATGCGGGTGTATGCGGTGCCACGATCACGTATGCCACCCCGGTAGGTACGGATAACTGCCCTGGACCAGTAACGGCATTAACGGCAGGACAAGCCAGCGGCACAGTATTCCCAGTAGGGGTTACCACGGTAACGTATGAAGTAACCGATGCGAGCAGCAATACCACAAGCTGTAGTTTTGATGTAACGGTAGATGATACAGAAAATCCGGCGATTGCTTGCCCGGCAGATATCACACAGTATAATGACTTAAATGTATGCGGGGCCACGATCACGTATGCTACCCCGGTAGGTACGGATAACTGCGCAGGACCATTAACGGCATTAACGGCGGGACAAGCCAGCGGCACGGTATTCCCAATAGGCACCACCACGGTAACATATGAAGTAACCGATGCAAGTACGAATACCAATACTTGTAGTTTTGATGTCACAGTAAACGATACGCAAAATCCGGCGATGTACCTGCCCGGCGAATATTACACAGTCTAATGACTTAAATGTATGCGGAGCCACGATCACGTATGCCACCCCGGTAGGTACGGATAACTGCGCAGGACCATTAACGGCATTAACAGCAGGACAAGCCAGCGGCACGGTATTCCCAATAGGCACCACCACGGTAACATATGAAGTAACGGATGCAAGCTTAAACACGAGCACCTGTTCATTCAGTGTAACGGTAAACGACACGCAGAATCCGGCGATTACTTGTCCGGCGAATATTACTCAGTCGAATGACTTAAATGTATGCGGGGCCACGATCACGTATGCTACCCCGGTGGGTACGGATAACTGCGCAGGACCATTAACGGCATTAACGGCAGGGCAAGCGAGCGGCACAGTGTTCCCAATAGGCACCACCACGGTAACATATGAAGTAACGGATGCAAGCTTAAACACCAGCACCTGTTCATTCAGTGTAACGGTAAACGACACGCAGAATCCGGCGATGTACCTGTCCGGCAGATATCACACAGAATAATGATGCGGGTGTATGCGGTGCCACGATCACGTATGCCACCCCGGTAGGTACGGATAACTGCGCGGGACCATTAACGGCATTAACGGCAGGACAAGCCAGCGGCACAGTATTCCCAGTAGGGGTTACCACGGTAACGTATGAAGTAACCGATGCGAGCAGCAATACCACAAGCTGTAGTTTTGATGTAACGGTAGATGATACAGAAAATCCGGTGATTGTTTGCCCGGCAGATATCACACAGTCTAATGACTTAAATGTATGCGGGGCCACGATCACGTATGCTACCCCGGTAGGTACGGATAACTGCGCAGGACCATTAACGGCATTAACGGCGGGACAAGCCAGCGGCACGGTATTCCCAATAGGCACCACCACGGTAACATATGAAGTAACCGATGCAAGTACGAATACCAATACTTGTAGTTTTGATGTCACAGTAAACGATACGCAAAATCCGGCGATGTACCTGCCCGGCGAATATTACACAGTCTAATGACTTAAATGTATGCGGAGCCACGATCACGTATGCCACCCCGGTAGGTACGGATAACTGCGCAGGACCATTAACGGCATTAACAGCAGGACAAGCCAGCGGCACGGTGTTCCCAATAGGCACCACCACGGTAACATATGAAGTAACGGATGCAAGCTTAAACACGAGCACCTGTTCATTCAGTGTAACGGTAAACGACACGCAGAATCCGGCGATTACTTGTCCGGCGAATATTACGCAGTCGAATGACTTAAATGTGTGCGGTGCCACGATCACGTATGCTACCCCGGTGGGTACGGATAACTGCGCAGGACCATTAACGGCATTAACGGCAGGGCAAGCCAGCGGCACAGTATTCCCAATAGGCACCACCACGGTAACATATGAAGTAACGGATGCAAGCTTAAACACGAGCACCTGTTCATTCACTGTAACGGTAAACGACACGCAGAATCCGGCGATGTACCTGTCCGGCAGATATCACACAGAATAATGATGCGGGTGTATGCGGTGCCACGATCACGTATGCCTCCCCGGTAGGTACGGATAACTGCGCGGGACCATTAACGGCATTAACGGCAGGACAAGCCAGCGGCACGGTGTTCCCAATAGGCACCACCACGGTAACATATGAAGTAACCGATGCAAGCTTAAACACCAGCACCTGTTCATTCAATGTAACGGTCAACGACACAGAAAATCCGGCGATTACTTGCCCGGCGAATATCACGCAGTAGAATGACTTAAATGTATGCGGTGCCACGATCACGTATGCTACCCCGGTAGGTACGGATAACTGCGCAGGACCATTAACGGCACTAACGGCGTGACAAGCCAGCGGCACGGTATTCCCAATAGGCACCACCACGGTAACATATGAAGTAACCGATGCAAGTACGAATACCAATACTTGTAGTTTTGATGTCACAGTAAACGATACGCAAAATCCGGCGATGTACCTGCCCGGCGAATATTACACAGTCCAATGACTTAAATGTATGCGGGGCCACGATCACGTATGCCACCCCGGTAGGTACGGATAACTGCGCAGGACCATTAACGGCATTAACAGCGGGACAAGCCAGCGGCACGGTATTCCCAATAGGCACCACCACGGTAACGTATGAAGTAACGGATGCAAGCTTAAACACGAGCACCTGTTCATTCAGTGTAACGGTAAACGACACGCAGAATCCGGCGATTACTTGTCCGGCAAATATTACCCAGTCGAATGACTTAAATGTGTGCGGTGCCACGATCACGTATGCTACCCCGGTGGGTACGGATAACTGCGCAGGACCATTAACGGCATTAACGGCAGGGCAAGCGAGCGGCACAGTGTTCCCAATAGGCACCACCACGGTAACATATGAAGTAACGGATGCAAGCTTAAACACCAGCACCTGTTCATTCAGTGTAACGGTAAACGACACGCAGAATCCGGCGATTACCTGTCCGGCAGATATCACACAGAATAATGATGCGGGTGTATGCGGTGCCACGATCACGTATGCCACCCCGGTAGGCACGGATAACTGCCCGGGACCAGTAACGGCATTAACGGCAGGACAAGCCAGCGGCACAGTATTCCCAGTAGGGGTTACCACGGTAACGTATGAAGTAACCGATGCGAGCAGCAATACCACAAGCTGTAGTTTTGATGTAACGGTAGATGATACAGAAAATCCGGTGATTGTTTGTCCGGCAGATATCACACAGTCTAATGACTTAAATGTATGCGGTGCCACGATCACGTATGCCACCCCGGTAGGTACGGATAACTGCGCAGGACCATTAACGGCATTAACGGCGGGACAAGCCAGCGGCACGGTATTCCCAATAGGCACCACCACGGTAACATATGAAGTAACCGATGCAAGTACGAATACCAATACTTGTAGTTTTGATGTCACAGTAAACGATACGCAAAATCCGGCGATTACCTGCCCGGCGAATATTACACAGTCTAATGACTTAAATGTATGCGGGGCCACGATCACGTATGCCACCCCGGTAGGTACGGATAACTGCGCAGGACCATTAACGGCATTAACAGCGGGACAAGCGAGCGGCACGGTATTCCCAATAGGCACCACCACGGTAACGTATGAAGTAACGGATGCAAGCTTAAACACGAGCACCTGTTCATTCAGTGTAACGGTAAACGACACGCAGAATCCGGCGATTACTTGTCCGGCGAATATTACGCAGTCGAATGACTTAAATGTGTGCGGTGCCACGATCACGTATGCTACCCCGGTGGGTACGGATAACTGCGCAGGACCATTAACGGCATTAACGGCAGGGCAAGCGAGCGGCACAGTGTTCCCAATAGGCACCACCACGGTAACATATGAAGTAACGGATGCAAGCTTAAACACGAGCACCTGTTCATTCAGTGTAACGGTAAACGACACGCAGAATCCGGCGATTACCTGTCCGGCAGATATCACACAGTCTAATGACTTAAATGTATGCGGTGCCACGATCACGTATGCCACCCCGGTAGGTACGGATAACTGCGCAGGACCATTAACGGCATTAACGGCGGGACAAGCCAGCGGCACGGTATTCCCAGTAGGGGTTACCACGGTAACGTATGAAGTAACCGATGCGAGCAGCAATACCACAAGCTGTAGTTTTGATGTAACGGTAGATGATACAGAAAATCCGGTGATTGTTTGCCCGGCAGATATCACACAGTCTAATGACTTAAATGTATGCGGGGCCACGATCACGTATGCTACCCCGGTAGGTACGGATAACTGCGCAGGACCATTAACGGCATTAACGGCGGGACAAGCCAGCGGCACGGTATTCCCAATAGGCACCACCACGGTAACATATGAAGTAACCGATGCAAGTACGAATACCAATACTTGTAGTTTTGATGTCACAGTAAACGACACGCAAAATCCGGCGATTACCTGCCCGGCGAATATTACACAGTCTAATGACTTAAATGTATGCGGAGCCACGATCACGTATGCCACCCCGGTAGGTACGGATAACTGCGCAGGACCATTAACGGCATTAACAGCAGGACAAGCCAGCGGCACGGTATTCCCAATAGGCACCACCACGGTAACATATGAAGTAACGGATGCAAGCTTAAACACGAGCACCTGTTCATTCAGTGTAACGGTAAACGACACGCAGAATCCGGCGATTACTTGTCCGGCGAATATTACTCAGTCGAATGACTTAAATGTATGCGGGGCCACGATCACGTATGCCACCCCGGTGGGTACGGATAACTGCGCAGGACCATTAACGGCATTAACGGCAGGGCAAGCCAGCGGCACGGTATTCCCAATAGGCACCACCACGGTAACGTATGAAGTAACGGATGCAAGCTTAAACACGAGCACCTGTTCATTCAGTGTAACGGTAAACGACACGCAGAATCCGGCGATTACCTGTCCGGCAGATATCACACAGAATAATGATGCGGGTGTATGCGGGGCCACGATCACGTATGCCACCCCGGTAGGTACGGATAACTGCGCGGGACCATTAACGGCATTAACGGCAGGACAAGCCAGCGGCACAGTATTCCCAGTAGGGGTTACCACGGTAACGTATGAAGTAACCGATGCGAGCAGCAATACCACAAGCTGTAGTTTTGATGTAACGGTAGATGATAATGAGGCACCAATGATTATTTGCCCTGCTAATATTTCTCAAGGTAATGATGCCGGTTTGTGTGGTGCATTGATCACTTATTCTTCCCCATTCACGTCTGACAATTGTTCTGGAGCAGTTACAATTTTAACCAGTGGATTTGCAAGTGGAACTGTTTTCCCTGTTGGATTAACAACAGTAACTTACGTGATTACTGATGGAGCAGGAATTACTGCAACTTGTAGTTTTGATGTAACTGTGGATGATTTCGAACTCCCTGTAATTACCTGCCCTCCTAATATTTCACAAGTGAGTGACATGGGTGTGTGTGGTGCAGTAGTAACTTTCCCAGTTCCGGTGGGTGTAGATAATTGTCCAGGTGTTAATACGGCTCTTGCGGGAGGATTGCCAAGCGGCGCACTTTTCCCAGTAGGTACTACAACTGTTACATACATCACTTTTGATGTACCAGGTAATATCGCCACATGCAGTTTTGATGTTACAGTAGATGATATCCAAGCTCCGACTATTAGTTGTCCATCTTCAATTGTACAGGCAAATGATTTGTCAATATGTGGGGCTACAGTGCTATATCCAATGCCAATCATTAATGACAATTGTGCTGGAGCGAGTACAATACTGACCGGAGGTCTTTCGTCAGGCTCTATATTCCCATTAGGCACCACGATAGTTACCTATGACGTTGTTGATGCGAGTTCCAATACTGCCAGTTGTGCTTTCACAGTTGACGTTTATGATAATGAAAATCCTTTACTGATATGTCCACCCGACCAAACCGTGCCATTGGATTTAAATTGCGAATATATTCTAGCAGATTATGTGCCACTTGCGATACCAACTGATAATTGCGGAATTGTATCCACCTCACAAAGTGTCTTGCCTGGTACAACCTTGAATAACGCAATTTCCCTATCAATAACCACAACCGATTTTTCTGGAAACGTTTCATCTTGTTCATTCAATGTAACTCCTGTTGATGGCATATTGCCTGCAATAATTTGTCCACCAACTCAAACAGAAATTGTTGGCAATTCATGTGAATATGCATTGCAGGATTATACTCCTCTTTCTATCACATCGGATAATTGCGGCGTTTTTTCAATATCACAATCACCTGTTTCAGGAACAGTGACAACAGCAACAACAAGCGTTGTGACCTTAACAGTGTATGATTTAACCGGAAATACCCAAACATGTACCTTCAATGTTGTAGCGTCAGATACTACATCACCACAAATTAGTTGTCCAGCTTTCCCGATAAACGATGTCTTCAACATAAACTGTGAATTTGTAGTTCCAGATTACAGTGGAGTTGTAACAACTTCAGATAACTGCGGTATTGCTACAATAACGCAGTCACCCGGAGTTGGATCTGTATTAACTGCCAATCAAACCTTTACTATGACAACAATTGATTTGAGTGGGAATGATCAGACATGCACTTTTGATTTAATTATTGCGGATGTAATTCCACCTACAATTGGTTGTCCGGGTGCTCAGATTCATTACACTAATGATACCTGTTTTGCCGTATTGGATGACATGACGGCTTTAGCGGTAACAACTGCAAATTGTGAAGCTGTGACTGTAACTCAAACTCCAGCACCTGGTCTAATATTTAATTTACCGCAGACTGTGATTCTTGTTGGTACTGATGCAAGCGGCAATAGTTCATTCTGCTTTTTTAATGTCACTTTGGTTGACACAATAAGACCACAGATAAGTTGTCCAGGAAATATCACCACATGTGATAACGTTGTCACCTATAGTGCCCCAACGGCCACTGACAATTGCAGTACTCCGACATTGGTGCAGACGTCTGGTTTACCATCAGGTTCGTTCTTCCCAGATGGTTTAACTGTAATAACATTCACAGCAACCGATGCTGCAGGAAATTCGATAAGTTGCAGTTTTGATATTTATGTGAATGAAAAACCAGACCCTACTGCGGTTGTAACAGATGTGTCATGCAATGGTGCCGGTGACGGTTTTATTGATGTTACAGTAACCGGCGGTGTTTTACCATACTCTTATACATGGAGTACCGGACAAGGCACTGAAGATATTGGAGGATTATCTGGTGGAACATACCAAGTTATAGTTCAAGAATCTAAAGGATGTGTAGATACTCTTGTGTTAGATATTTATGAGCCGCCAGTATTAATTGCAAGTGGAGTTACCACTGATATTACTTGTTATGATTATGATGATGGAATAATTGAAATTACTGCATCGGGTGGAACTCCATCATACAACTACAACTGGACACCAATGAATTCTGGTGCGGTAGTAAATGATCTTGGACCTGGAGACTATGCAGTAGACGTGGTTGATGCAAATGGTTGCACGGTGACGTTGGATTTCACAATCAATAATCCTGATTCAATTTTAATAAGCGGAGACATTTCTCAATATCCAAATGGATGGCAAATTAGTTGTGAAGGATGTTATGATGGTTCAATTGATTTAAGTGTCACTGGTGGAAATCCTAGTTATACTTATGATTGGAGTTCAGGAAGTATGAATGAGGATCTGTCGTCAATTCCAGCGGGTACATATACAGTAATTGTGACGGATGATAATGGATGCGAAAATGAGGCAACATTTATTCTTGATCAACCATTAGCAGTTGTATTGTCAAATGCGTTCAGCCCAAATGGTGATGGGGCGAATGATTATTTCCAGATAAAAAATATTGATAGATATCCGAATAGCACTTTAACTGTCATGAATAGGTGGGGTGATGTGGTATACAAGGCGGATCCATATACGAACAATTGGTATGGTGAATCGAATACCGGTTTAGTGCTTTATGGAAACGAATTGCCTGAGGGCTCATACTATTATATTCTGGACTTGAATGACGGTTCAGATCTTATCAAAGGTTACGTTGTAATAAAAAGATGATGAGCATGATAAAATTGATATTATTTCTGACATTGATTCTTGCATTTGGCAGTGGATTATTGTCTCAAAACAGGCTTAGTTATAGCCAGTACATGCATAATCACCAGATTTTTAATCCGGCGTATGTTGATGGCGGAAAACATGTTGGTGGTTCACTACTGTATCGTATGCAATGGATGGGTTTTGAAGGAGCTCCGAGAACTGCCATCGGGAATGGATTTTATAGTGTTAAAAACCACTCATTCAATCTTCAATTGCTAAGTGATAATATAACTGTGTTCAAGCATATTGAAGCAGGCTTGTCTTACAGTTATCAAATACAACTGAGCAGATATACAACAATGGCTCTTGGGGTTAAAGCCACGTATAACCAACAGTCGGCAAATTATGGTAGTTTGACATATTTTGATGGAGGAGATCAGGCCTTATCTGGGGCAATTAATACCTGGTCAATAAATTTTGGAGGTGGTCTTTTTGTTCGAAGCAAGGATTGGTTTGCAGGAGTAGGAGCCCCATATATTTTTAATAATAAAAATGTATCTAGTGGTATGAGTATGTTTAATGATATATCATACAACCATTTCTATATTACTGGTGGCTATAAAGTTGCAGATAATTATATGTATGTTTTTTATCCAACTGCTTTAGTTAAGTGGACAAAGGGCAGTCCATTGACTGCCTCTGCTGATTTGAACTTCATTTGGAATGAGCGCATATGGGGCAGCTTAGGTTATCGCATTGATAATACTGTTGTATTTAGTGCAGGCATCATTTTCCTTAAAGATTTTAAGGCCGTTTATTCTTACGATTTAGGATTAGGTAAGGTGAATCGATACGGTGGAATGACTCATGAAATTTCAATTGGTTATGGAATGGAATTGTATAGGAGTTCGTTTACCAAGAGAAAATTCACTACTCGTAAAATGTCATTTAGAAAACGCCCTAGAAGATCAAGATATACATAATGGATTTTGTTCACAAGATTCATTGCTCAATTTATTCGGAATCTCTCGTAATAAAATCTTGAAGAAGTTGAAATTAAAAAGCCCTCCGTCAAGAGGGCTTTTTTCATGTTTTATAATCTTCAAGATCTGGAAAAAGCTGATTTTATAACATCAGGATATTTTCTGCCAAACTGGCTAAAACACCAGTTTTTAAACTTTTCCACCTCATCAGACTTTATCCATTTTAGAGCTTTGTTCAACTCTTTCTGAAAAAGTAATTTGTCAAAACTAACTTTGACTAAAATCTCTTTGCACATTTCAAGCATAGCAATAATGAGTTAATTATGATAAATATATTAAAAACGCCGATAAAGAATATAAATTCATGGATGAAATTATAAACATCTCTTGTCTCATACTGATAAGACGTTTCTTTTACCTAAATTATTGTAGTGAATTTATTAAAAAATGATAAAGAAGTCAATACCAAAAAATCAATCAATTTAATTCATGTTTAATTACCTGAAGAATTTCGTAGGTATTGGTGTCATAGACGTAAATCAAGAGATGAAATTCAGTGTTGTCCTGACCTGATGGGAGCTGGAATGAATAATCAAAGTAAGATTTTTGTCCAGTTTTGTGATCTCCTGAAATAGTTTGTCCCCACGCTAGACCATCTAAACAACCTCTGAAAACAGAGTGATGCTCGTAGTCTTCAATGATAACTGTCATGCTATCTTGAGTTGCTTCAACATGATTTTCAAGCAAATAAACGACGGTGTTATAATCACCTGTTAAGTCTTCAAGAAATTCAATTTCAGTGTGCAGATAAAATCCGTTAGTTTCAGTGTAATAATTTGACTCAGCCTGAATGTTAACTTTTAAATCATTGTTGCTAATCACCTCATTCACGCGCGCTGCCCATTCTGTTTTAAATTGGAACATTGTTGAACCTGCAAAAGTAATTCTATTGATTGTTCCTTGCGGATTACCGATAAATTGAACCGTTGTTCCACCATTGCCAAAGGTTGTTCCAATTTCTATTCCTTCATCACAATAAAGTTGTTGACAGAATTCATTTTGTGGATTAGTTACTGTGCCGCAATCTGTAGCTACTGTTTGGAAATTTCCTAAACCGGTAGGGCTTGCGTGAATTGAAGCAACAAAAACGCGGTCAGAATTTGCTGCTTCAATGATTTTTGCTTCATAGGCTGCATCTGGGCAGTTTGGACATTTATGGCCAGTAAAATCTTCCAATAAAACATTGCGATCAGTATTCGGGTTTTGTGTAAATACTGGCCAATACATGTCAACATATTCTTGCCAGTTACCCGGATACAAAGTGGTGTCTAGTAAGATAGCCGGTTTAATTGGTTGCTCAACCTTATCGCATCCGGTGAAAACTAATACAACAAAAATTGCTGTGATTAGTTTAGAAATATTTTTTATTGCTCTCATTGTATTATCCAAGATTAAAATACACTTTGTTAATTAAATCAGAAGCTGGTTGTAAATGTTACAGTAAGACCTGATGTAGCTGGCACTGCTCTGCAGACACCTCCGATACAAAAAATTCCTTCACGCTGCTTGCCATAGGTTATAGATAAACGGCTGGCACCAAAAATATAACCTGCTGAACCAATAAGATAGTGCGTCCTTTTATCAGGATTTGGATTGCCATAATTATATTGATCCATCACAGCGAAATAGAATTTTGGTGAAATACTATATTCAATTAAAAAAGTTGCCCAGTCTCCTTTGTCTTGTTTCACTCCGTTTTCTTTTTTTGTCCAAAGGCCTTGGAGTTCCATACGCACAGAATGCTTTTTATTGATTTTGTATAAAATTTCTGAAGTGAAAATATGGCAATTGATCATTCCATGTGCATCTTTTGAAACGTCATTAACATTGTCATTAAAATCAAAATGGAAATATTTTACCGTGAGTTTCCATGATTTGTTCAGTGTACGTTTTATTTCAATGTTGAAATCACGATAGTAGAGACTGTCACTTTTATCAAACGGTCTGGTTTCATAGATGACCATGCTTGAATCAGATAAATCAATATTGCTGGTGTGTCTCACCGGACGATAAGAGGTTGCAAAATTGATGTTGATTTCAGTGCCGTATTTACCACCAAGTTTTGTCTCTTTTGGAATTTTATAAAAGATATCAATCTGGTATGCAACTTCGCCTAGTGGTTGGGTAGCATAAGGATACAAGGATGCGGCAAGATTTTCAGTATGTGATCGAGTGAGTGCAGGAAGAAAATTCATATTGAGTGAAGTGAGTTTTGCATTTGGATCAACCCGATAACTCATATTGTCTATTGACTTTCCGTAGAGAATAATTCCCAGACCTTTTTGAGAGTATCCAAAATTTACATAAGCTGCATGACCATTGTTGAAGATGTAATTATTATCAGAAGAAGGGTCATTTTCTTTCATCACATATTCGGCGTTGAAGAAAAATCGTGCATATTTCATTTCAATTCTTCCACCATAAGAACCTACGTTTTGAGGCATATTATAAGTGGGGTGTGTAACTTTTTGGTATTTGCTTACAAAACTTCCACCAACTGTGAGTTTGAATTTTGAGTCAGCCAGCAAATTCATAAACGATGAGAAATCAATTGAACCGTCAAAACCGCGCACTAATCCATCTGAGTTCACTAAACCATCATCAAATGTTCTACGCATTTTACCATAAACTGCTTTGATTTCAAGACCAGGCATTGGTCTAAGTCTTAAGTTGAGACCATCCATGGCATTGTCAAGACCAAGTTGTCTTTGCTCATAAGAGCGA
Proteins encoded in this region:
- a CDS encoding HYR domain-containing protein, translated to MIVCPADITQSNDLNVCGATITYATPVGTDNCAGPLTALTAGQASGTVFPIGTTTVTYEVTDASTNTNTCSFDVTVNDTQNPAMYLPGEYYTV
- a CDS encoding HYR domain-containing protein, coding for MIVCPADITQSNDLNVCGPRSRTPVGTDNCAGPLTALTAGQASGTVFPIGTTTVTYEVTDASTNTNTCSFDVTVNDTQNPAITCPANITQSNDLNVCGATITYATPVGTDNCAGPLTALTAGQASGTVFPIGTTTVTYEVTDASLNTSTCSFSVTVNDTQNPAITCPANITQSNDLNVCGATITYATPVGTDNCAGPLTALTAGQASGTVFPIGTTTVTYEVTDASLNTSTCSFSVTVNDTQNPAITCPADITQYNDLNVCGATITYATPVGTDNCAGPLTALTAGQASGTVFPVGVTTVTYEVTDASSNTTSCSFDVTVDDTENPVIVCPADITQSNDLNVCGATITYATPVGTDNCAGPLTALTAGQASGTVFPIGTTTVTYEVTDASTNTNTCSFDVTVNDTQNPAITCPANITQSNDLNVCGATITYATPVGTDNCAGPLTALTAGQASGTVFPIGTTTVTYEVTDASLNTSTCSFSVTVNDTQNPAMYLSGEYYAVE
- a CDS encoding HYR domain-containing protein; protein product: MCGATITYATPVGTDNCAGPLTALTAGQASGTVFPIGTTTVTYEVTDASLNTSTCSFSVTVNDTQNPAITCPADITQNNDAGVCGATITYATPVGTDNCPGPVTALTAGQASGTVFPVGVTTVTYEVTDASSNTTSCSFDVTVDDTENPAIACPADITQYNDLNVCGATITYATPVGTDNCAGPLTALTAGQASGTVFPIGTTTVTYEVTDASTNTNTCSFDVTVNDTQNPAMYLPGEYYTV
- a CDS encoding HYR domain-containing protein; the protein is MGTDNCAGPLTALTAGQASGTVFPIGTTTVTYEVTDASLNTSTCSFSVTVNDTQNPAMYLSGRYHTE
- a CDS encoding HYR domain-containing protein, which gives rise to MRRCTCPADITQNNDAGVCGATITYASPVGTDNCAGPLTALTAGQASGTVFPIGTTTVTYEVTDASLNTSTCSFNVTVNDTENPAITCPANITQ
- a CDS encoding HYR domain-containing protein, producing MFPIGTTTVTYEVTDASLNTSTCSFSVTVNDTQNPAITCPANITQSNDLNVCGATITYATPVGTDNCAGPLTALTAGQASGTVFPIGTTTVTYEVTDASLNTSTCSFTVTVNDTQNPAMYLSGRYHTE
- a CDS encoding HYR domain-containing protein; protein product: MGTTTVTYEVTDASTNTNTCSFDVTVNDTQNPAMYLPGEYYTVQ